From Phalacrocorax carbo chromosome 8, bPhaCar2.1, whole genome shotgun sequence, a single genomic window includes:
- the DNAJA2 gene encoding dnaJ homolog subfamily A member 2, which translates to MANVADTKLYDILGVPPGASDNELKKAYRKLAKEYHPDKNPNAGDKFKEISFAYEVLSNPEKRELYDRYGEQGLREGSGGSSGMDDIFSHIFGGGLFNFMGGQSRSRNGRRRGEDMMHPLKVSLEDLYNGKMTKLQLSKNVLCSACNGQGGKAGAVQKCNACRGRGVRIMIRQLAPGMVQQMQSVCSDCNGEGEVINEKDRCKKCEGKKVIKEVKILEVHVDKGMKHGQRITFSGEADQAPGVEPGDIVLLLQEKENEVFQRDGNDLHMTHKIGLVEALCGFQFTFKHLDGRQIVVKYPPGKVIEPGCVRVVRGEGMPQYRNPFEKGDLYIKFDVQFPENNWISPEKLSELEDLLPARPEFPNVIGDAEEVDLQEFDTTRGSGGGQRREAYNDSSDEESSHHGPGVQCAHQ; encoded by the exons ATGGCGAACGTGGCCGACACGAAGCTCTACGACATCCTAGGGGTACCGCCCGGGGCCTCCGACAACGAACTCAAGAAg GCATACAGAAAGCTGGCCAAGGAATACCATCCTGATAAGAATCCAAATGCAGGGGACAAA TTCAAAGAAATAAGCTTTGCCTATGAAGTATTGTCAAATCCAGAGAAACGTGAGTTATATGATAGATATGGAGAGCAGGGCCTTCGAGAAGGTAGTGGTGGAAGCAGTGGAATGGACGATATTTTCTCCCATATCTTTGGTGGTGGATTGTTCAATTTTATGGGTGGTCAGAGTAGAAGTCGTAATGGtagaagaagaggagaagatATGATGCATCCACTCAA AGTCTCTTTAGAAGATCTATATAATGGAAAGATGACTAAACTACAACTTAGCAAGAATGTCCTTTGTAGTGCATGTAATGG gcagggagggaaggctgGAGCTGTTCAGAAATGTAATGCTTGCCGGGGTAGAGGTGTACGTATCATGATTAGACAGCTGGCTCCTGGAATGGTTCAGCAGATGCAGTCTGTATGCTCTGACTGCAACGGAGAAG gtGAAGTAATTAATGAAAAAGACCGCTGTAAAAAATGTGAAGGGAAGAAGGTGATCAAAGAGGTAAAAATACTTGAAGTGCATGTAGACAAAGGCATGAAACATGGGCAAAGAATTACATTCAGCGGAGAAGCAGATCAGGCTCCAGGTGTGGAACCAGGTGATATTGTCCTCTTACTCcaagaaaaggagaatgag gtgtttCAGCGCGATGGGAATGACTTGCATATGACACACAAGATTGGACTTGTTGAAGCACTGTGTGGATTTCAGTTCACATTTAAGCACCTTGATGGACGTCAAATTGTGGTCAAATATCCTCCTGGAAAAGTAATTGAACCAG GTTGTGTTCGTGTAGTCAGAGGCGAAGGAATGCCACAGTATCGCAATCCTTTTGAGAAGGGGGATCTTTACATTAAATTTGATGTTCAGTTTCCTGAAAATAACTGGATTAGCCCAGAAAAGCTTTCA gAACTTGAAGATCTTCTGCCAGCTAGGCCAGAATTTCCCAATGTAATTGGCGATGCAGAAGAGGTAGATCTTCAGGAATTTGATACCACTCGTGGTTCAGGTGGTGGCCAGAGACGTGAAGCTTATAATGATAGTTCTGATGAAGAAAGCAGCCACCATGGACCTGGGGTACAGTGTGCCCATCAGTAA